A genomic stretch from Lathyrus oleraceus cultivar Zhongwan6 chromosome 2, CAAS_Psat_ZW6_1.0, whole genome shotgun sequence includes:
- the LOC127119864 gene encoding formin-like protein 14 isoform X2, producing MSLLSRFFYKRPPDGLLEFIHRVYVFDSCFSTEALSDGMYELYLHEIVTELHEEFPESSFLAFNFRDGEKRSNFAELMCEYDVIVMDYPKNHEGCPLLPLSLVQHFLRVCESWLSLGNHQNVILFHCERGGWPLLAFLLACLLIFRRVHSGERKTLEMVHREAPKGLLQLLSALNPLPSQLRYIQYVARRNIAPEWPPPERALSLDCVILRGIPSFDSSNGCRPMFRIFGRNLLSKGGPSTQMIYNMHKKKHLRHYRQVDCDVIKIDIQCLVQGDVVLECVHLDLDPEREVMMFRVMFSTAFIRSNILMLTAENLDILWDSKERYPKGFRAEVLFGEVENSSCQRASAETTILNGEERGGLPIEAFSRVQELFSGVDWGDNGDAAAVWLLRQLNVLNDAKEFSRLQGKGSWFSSPADSEEEFNESSVADSSDEAFDVTPKSSADSSKLWTSDIPDLDHLALENSGASFVNPTSRMSDHLLTDNVSSPHHVSGPPLGWNTDNAAGPPPPPLPSMASNASSASTLSSLPPPGPEHTSSVPLPPPPPPPPSGFAQTGSSPTPPPPGLVQTGSSPPTPPPPPPGPVRTVSIPPPPPPPGPIRTSSIPPPPPPPGSVQTHSIPPPPPPPPPGHVQTGSSSPPPPLPGPARSAPPPPPPPPPPPAPGVTHIGLTPPPPPPPPPIPGRTSSAPPPPPPPPIPGRTSSAPPPPPPPPVPVRTGAVPPPPPPPPPGPPRAGSAPPPPPPPPPPGPPRAGSVPPPPPPPPGPARTGSAPPPPPPPPGPPRTGSAPPPPPPPPGPTRTGSAPPPPPPPPGPARTGSAPPPPPPPPGPARTGSAPPPPPPPGPARTGSAPPPPPPPGVRRGSGPPAPTPPNAPPPPPPGRGSLLAPPLTAGKASSVPPPPGKASLATTNVGRGRGTGAIAVKKTLLKPLHWVKVSRAAQGSLWADSQKQGSDSRAPEIDISELETLFSAASISDGNSTKGGLRRGSNINKPEKVQLVDLRRAYNCEIMLSKVKIPLPDMLKAILALDSCVLDIDQVENLIKFCPTKEEMEVLKNYTGNKDMLGKCEQFFMELMKVPRVESKLRVFAFKITFSGQVSDLRKNLNTIKDATREVLFNGSYLTNTYHHWAASLNWLYYYSCVQVKESVKLRQIMQTILTLGNALNQGTARGSAVGFKLDSLLKLSDTRARNNKMTLMHYLCKLLAEKMPELIDFDKDLLNLEAASKIQLKALAEEMQAVHKGLEKVEQELTASENDGSISSGFRKVLKSFLDFAEADVRSLISLYADVGRSADSLSQYFGEDPARCPFEQVTQILIVFVKTFNKSKEENERLADAEKKKLEKEAMKEKAANNMHSKKDVVRSIL from the exons ATGTCTCTCCTCAGTCGATTCTTCTACAAAAGACCTCCAGATGGGTTACTCGAATTCATCCATAGAGTTTACG TTTTCGATTCGTGTTTCTCCACTGAAGCATTATCAGATGGAATGTACGAGCTATACCTTCACGAAATCGTGACTGAATTACATGAAGAGTTTCCAGAATCTTCGTTTCTAGCCTTTAATTTTCGCGACGGAGAGAAGCGTAGCAATTTCGCTGAGTTAATGTGTGAATACGATGTTATTGTTATGGATTATCCGAAAAATCACGAGGGTTGTCCTCTTTTGCCACTTTCTCTTGTTCAGCATTTTCTTCGTGTTTGTGAGAGTTGGCTTTCACTTGGGAACCATCAGAATGTGATTTTGTTTCATTGTGAGAGAGGGGGTTGGCCACTTTTGGCTTTTTTGTTGGCGTGTTTGTTGATTTTTAGAAGGGTTCATAGTGGTGAGCGTAAGACGCTTGAAATGGTTCATAGAGAAGCACCTAAGGGCTTGTTGCAGTTGTTGTCGGCTTTGAATCCTTTGCCTTCGCAGCTTCGTTATATTCAGTATGTTGCAAGGAGGAATATTGCTCCTGAGTGGCCTCCGCCAGAGAGGGCTTTGTCTTTGGATTGTGTTATTCTTAGGGGAATTCCTAGTTTTGATTCGTCGAATGGATGTAGGCCAATGTTTAGGATTTTTGGGAGGAATTTGCTTAGCAAAGGTGGACCTTCTACTCAGATGATTTATAACATGCATAAAAAGAAGCACTTGAGGCATTATCGTCAG GTAGACTGTGATGTGATTAAGATTGATATTCAATGTTTAGTGCAAGGAGATGTGGTTTTGGAGTGTGTTCATTTGGATTTGGATCCGGAAAGGGAAGTGATGATGTTCCGTGTGATGTTTAGTACGGCATTTATTCGATCGAATATATTGATGCTGACCGCTGAAAACTTAGACATTCTTTGGGATTCTAAGGAGCGGTATCCGAAAGGCTTCCGGGCTGAG GTTTTATTTGGGGAGGTTGAAAACTCAAGTTGTCAGAGAGCTTCGGCGGAAACAACCATTTTGAATGGTGAGGAGAGAGGTGGATTACCCATTGAAGCTTTTTCAAGAGTTCAAGAACTTTTTAGTGGAGTGGATTGGGGTGACAATGGTGATGCAGCGGCAGTGTGGCTGCTTAGACAGCTTAATGTCTTAAATGATGCCAAAGAGTTTTCGAGGTTGCAAGGTAAAGGAAGTTGGTTTTCGTCGCCAGCTGACTCTGAAGAAGAATTTAATGAATCAAGTGTTGCTGATAGTTCAGATGAGGCCTTTGATGTTACTCCCAAGTCTTCTGCCGATTCTTCAAAATTATGGACATCTGACATCCCTGATTTGGATCATTTAGCCTTAGAAAACAGTGGTGCAAGTTTTGTAAATCCCACTTCAAGAATGTCTGATCATTTATTGACAGATAATGTTTCATCACCACATCACGTTTCTGGTCCTCCTCTTGGTTGGAACACTGATAATGCTGCTGGTCCACCTCCACCCCCTCTCCCTTCCATGGCCAGCAACGCTAGCAGTGCTTCCACATTGTCTTCACTTCCTCCTCCAGGACCAGAACATACAAGTTCAGTCCCATTACCTCCACCCCCACCACCACCTCCTTCAGGATTTGCTCAAACAGGTTCATCTCCAACCCCTCCACCTCCAGGTCTCGTACAGACAGGTTCATCTCCCCCAACCCCACCTCCGCCTCCTCCAGGTCCTGTACGAACAGTTTCAATCCCACCACCTCCGCCTCCTCCAGGTCCTATACGAACAAGTTCAATCCCACCACCCCCACCTCCTCCAGGTTCTGTACAAACACATTCAATCCCACCACCTCCACCTCCACCTCCTCCAGGTCATGTACAAACTGGTTCATCCTCACCCCCTCCACCTCTTCCAGGACCTGCACGATCAGCCCCacctcctcctcctcctcctcctcctcctcctgCCCCAGGTGTTACACACATAGGTTTAACCCCTCCGCCACCCCCACCTCCTCCTCCAATTCCAGGACGAACAAGTTCTGCTCCGCCACCTCCACCTCCTCCTCCAATTCCAGGACGAACAAGTTCTGCTCCGCCACCTCCACCTCCTCCTCCAGTTCCGGTACGAACTGGTGCAGTCCCGC CACCTCCACCACCACCTCCTCCTGGTCCTCCACGAGCAGGTTCAGCCCCACCACCTCCACCACCACCACCTCCTCCAGGTCCTCCACGAGCAGGTTCAGTCCCACCACCTCCACCACCTCCTCCAGGACCTGCACGAACAGGATCAGCCCCACCACCTCCACCACCTCCTCCAGGTCCTCCACGAACAGGTTCAGCCCCACCACCTCCACCACCTCCTCCGGGACCTACACGAACAGGTTCAGCCCCACCACCTCCACCACCTCCTCCAGGACCTGCACGGACAGGTTCAGCCCCACCACCTCCACCACCTCCTCCTGGACCTGCACGAACAGGTTCAGCCCCACCACCTCCACCACCACCAGGTCCTGCACGAACAGGTTCCGCCCCACCACCTCCACCTCCTCCTGGTGTACGAAGGGGTTCAGGTCCTCCAGCACCAACGCCTCCTAATGCTCCTCCCCCACCACCACCTGGTCGTGGTTCGTTGCTGGCACCTCCTCTTACTGCAGGCAAGGCCTCTAGTGTGCCTCCACCACCAGGCAAAGCTTCTTTAGCAACAACAAATGTGGGAAGAGGTCGTGGTACTGGTGCTATTGCTGTTAAGAAAACTTTATTAAAGCCTCTACATTGGGTGAAAGTTTCTCGAGCAGCACAAGGTAGTCTATGGGCTGATTCACAGAAACAAGGCAGTGATTCAAG GGCCCCTGAAATAGACATATCAGAACTTGAGACCCTGTTTTCAGCAGCATCTATTTCTGATGGAAATAGTACTAAAGGTGGACTTCGGCGTGGTTCTAATATTAACAAACCTGAGAAAGTACAATTG GTTGACCTGCGTAGAGCATATAATTGTGAAATAATGCTCTCCAAAGTCAAAATTCCTCTGCCAGATATGCTT AAAGCAATTTTGGCATTGGATTCTTGTGTTCTGGATATTGATCAGGTTGAGAACCTCATCAAGTTCTGTCCTACAAAGGAAGAGATGGAGGTGCTGAAG AACTATACCGGGAACAAGGATATGCTTGGAAAGTGTGAGCAG TTTTTTATGGAGCTGATGAAGGTTCCACGAGTAGAATCCAAGTTAAGGGTGTTTGCTTTTAAAATCACCTTTTCTGGTCAG GTGAGTGACTTAAGGAAAAATTTGAATACAATCAAAGATGCAACCAGAGAGGTACTGTTTAATGGCTCTTACTTGACAAACACATACCATCATTGGGCTGCGTCATTAAATTGGTTATATTATTACTCATGCGTACAGGTCAAGGAATCTGTAAAACTTCGTCAAATAATGCAGACTATTCTTACGTTGGGCAATGCCTTGAATCAGGGAACAGCCCGAG GATCAGCAGTAGGATTCAAATTGGACAGTCTTCTCAAGTTATCTGATACCCGTGCAAGAAATAACAAAATGACTTTAATGCATTATTTGTGTAAG CTTCTTGCTGAGAAAATGCCAGAACTGATAGATTTTGACAAGGATCTTCTCAATTTGGAAGCTGCTTCTAAG ATCCAACTAAAAGCATTAGCTGAAGAGATGCAAGCTGTGCATAAAGGTTTAGAGAAGGTTGAGCAAGAACTCACTGCTTCTGAAAATGATGGTTCTATATCTTCAGGATTTCGCAAG GTGTTGAAGAGTTTTCTTGATTTTGCCGAAGCTGATGTGAGGTCACTTATATCATTGTATGCCGATGTG GGAAGAAGTGCCGATTCTTTGTCCCAATACTTTGGGGAGGATCCAGCTAGGTGCCCCTTTGAACAAG TGACACAAATACTTATTGTCTTTGTAAAGACCTTCAATAAGTCTAAGGAGGAGAATGAAAGGCTAGCAGATGCCGAgaaaaagaaattagaaaaagaaGCCATGAAGGAAAAGGCAGCAAATAACATGCATTCTAAAAAAGATGTTGTTCGATCAATATTATAA
- the LOC127119864 gene encoding formin-like protein 14 isoform X5, producing the protein MSLLSRFFYKRPPDGLLEFIHRVYVFDSCFSTEALSDGMYELYLHEIVTELHEEFPESSFLAFNFRDGEKRSNFAELMCEYDVIVMDYPKNHEGCPLLPLSLVQHFLRVCESWLSLGNHQNVILFHCERGGWPLLAFLLACLLIFRRVHSGERKTLEMVHREAPKGLLQLLSALNPLPSQLRYIQYVARRNIAPEWPPPERALSLDCVILRGIPSFDSSNGCRPMFRIFGRNLLSKGGPSTQMIYNMHKKKHLRHYRQVDCDVIKIDIQCLVQGDVVLECVHLDLDPEREVMMFRVMFSTAFIRSNILMLTAENLDILWDSKERYPKGFRAEVLFGEVENSSCQRASAETTILNGEERGGLPIEAFSRVQELFSGVDWGDNGDAAAVWLLRQLNVLNDAKEFSRLQGKGSWFSSPADSEEEFNESSVADSSDEAFDVTPKSSADSSKLWTSDIPDLDHLALENSGASFVNPTSRMSDHLLTDNVSSPHHVSGPPLGWNTDNAAGPPPPPLPSMASNASSASTLSSLPPPGPEHTSSVPLPPPPPPPPSGFAQTGSSPTPPPPGLVQTGSSPPTPPPPPPGPVRTVSIPPPPPPPGPIRTSSIPPPPPPPGSVQTHSIPPPPPPPPPGHVQTGSSSPPPPLPGPARSAPPPPPPPPPPPAPGVTHIGLTPPPPPPPPPIPGRTSSAPPPPPPPPIPGRTSSAPPPPPPPPVPVRTGAVPPPPPPPPPGPPRAGSAPPPPPPPPPGPPRAGSAPPPPPPPPPPGPPRAGSVPPPPPPPPGPARTGSAPPPPPPPPGPPRTGSAPPPPPPPPGPARTGSAPPPPPPPGPARTGSAPPPPPPPGVRRGSGPPAPTPPNAPPPPPPGRGSLLAPPLTAGKASSVPPPPGKASLATTNVGRGRGTGAIAVKKTLLKPLHWVKVSRAAQGSLWADSQKQGSDSRAPEIDISELETLFSAASISDGNSTKGGLRRGSNINKPEKVQLVDLRRAYNCEIMLSKVKIPLPDMLKAILALDSCVLDIDQVENLIKFCPTKEEMEVLKNYTGNKDMLGKCEQFFMELMKVPRVESKLRVFAFKITFSGQVSDLRKNLNTIKDATREVLFNGSYLTNTYHHWAASLNWLYYYSCVQVKESVKLRQIMQTILTLGNALNQGTARGSAVGFKLDSLLKLSDTRARNNKMTLMHYLCKLLAEKMPELIDFDKDLLNLEAASKIQLKALAEEMQAVHKGLEKVEQELTASENDGSISSGFRKVLKSFLDFAEADVRSLISLYADVGRSADSLSQYFGEDPARCPFEQVTQILIVFVKTFNKSKEENERLADAEKKKLEKEAMKEKAANNMHSKKDVVRSIL; encoded by the exons ATGTCTCTCCTCAGTCGATTCTTCTACAAAAGACCTCCAGATGGGTTACTCGAATTCATCCATAGAGTTTACG TTTTCGATTCGTGTTTCTCCACTGAAGCATTATCAGATGGAATGTACGAGCTATACCTTCACGAAATCGTGACTGAATTACATGAAGAGTTTCCAGAATCTTCGTTTCTAGCCTTTAATTTTCGCGACGGAGAGAAGCGTAGCAATTTCGCTGAGTTAATGTGTGAATACGATGTTATTGTTATGGATTATCCGAAAAATCACGAGGGTTGTCCTCTTTTGCCACTTTCTCTTGTTCAGCATTTTCTTCGTGTTTGTGAGAGTTGGCTTTCACTTGGGAACCATCAGAATGTGATTTTGTTTCATTGTGAGAGAGGGGGTTGGCCACTTTTGGCTTTTTTGTTGGCGTGTTTGTTGATTTTTAGAAGGGTTCATAGTGGTGAGCGTAAGACGCTTGAAATGGTTCATAGAGAAGCACCTAAGGGCTTGTTGCAGTTGTTGTCGGCTTTGAATCCTTTGCCTTCGCAGCTTCGTTATATTCAGTATGTTGCAAGGAGGAATATTGCTCCTGAGTGGCCTCCGCCAGAGAGGGCTTTGTCTTTGGATTGTGTTATTCTTAGGGGAATTCCTAGTTTTGATTCGTCGAATGGATGTAGGCCAATGTTTAGGATTTTTGGGAGGAATTTGCTTAGCAAAGGTGGACCTTCTACTCAGATGATTTATAACATGCATAAAAAGAAGCACTTGAGGCATTATCGTCAG GTAGACTGTGATGTGATTAAGATTGATATTCAATGTTTAGTGCAAGGAGATGTGGTTTTGGAGTGTGTTCATTTGGATTTGGATCCGGAAAGGGAAGTGATGATGTTCCGTGTGATGTTTAGTACGGCATTTATTCGATCGAATATATTGATGCTGACCGCTGAAAACTTAGACATTCTTTGGGATTCTAAGGAGCGGTATCCGAAAGGCTTCCGGGCTGAG GTTTTATTTGGGGAGGTTGAAAACTCAAGTTGTCAGAGAGCTTCGGCGGAAACAACCATTTTGAATGGTGAGGAGAGAGGTGGATTACCCATTGAAGCTTTTTCAAGAGTTCAAGAACTTTTTAGTGGAGTGGATTGGGGTGACAATGGTGATGCAGCGGCAGTGTGGCTGCTTAGACAGCTTAATGTCTTAAATGATGCCAAAGAGTTTTCGAGGTTGCAAGGTAAAGGAAGTTGGTTTTCGTCGCCAGCTGACTCTGAAGAAGAATTTAATGAATCAAGTGTTGCTGATAGTTCAGATGAGGCCTTTGATGTTACTCCCAAGTCTTCTGCCGATTCTTCAAAATTATGGACATCTGACATCCCTGATTTGGATCATTTAGCCTTAGAAAACAGTGGTGCAAGTTTTGTAAATCCCACTTCAAGAATGTCTGATCATTTATTGACAGATAATGTTTCATCACCACATCACGTTTCTGGTCCTCCTCTTGGTTGGAACACTGATAATGCTGCTGGTCCACCTCCACCCCCTCTCCCTTCCATGGCCAGCAACGCTAGCAGTGCTTCCACATTGTCTTCACTTCCTCCTCCAGGACCAGAACATACAAGTTCAGTCCCATTACCTCCACCCCCACCACCACCTCCTTCAGGATTTGCTCAAACAGGTTCATCTCCAACCCCTCCACCTCCAGGTCTCGTACAGACAGGTTCATCTCCCCCAACCCCACCTCCGCCTCCTCCAGGTCCTGTACGAACAGTTTCAATCCCACCACCTCCGCCTCCTCCAGGTCCTATACGAACAAGTTCAATCCCACCACCCCCACCTCCTCCAGGTTCTGTACAAACACATTCAATCCCACCACCTCCACCTCCACCTCCTCCAGGTCATGTACAAACTGGTTCATCCTCACCCCCTCCACCTCTTCCAGGACCTGCACGATCAGCCCCacctcctcctcctcctcctcctcctcctcctgCCCCAGGTGTTACACACATAGGTTTAACCCCTCCGCCACCCCCACCTCCTCCTCCAATTCCAGGACGAACAAGTTCTGCTCCGCCACCTCCACCTCCTCCTCCAATTCCAGGACGAACAAGTTCTGCTCCGCCACCTCCACCTCCTCCTCCAGTTCCGGTACGAACTGGTGCAGTCCCGCCTCCTCCACCACCGCCTCCTCCCGGTCCTCCACGAGCAGGTTCAGCCCCACCACCTCCACCACCACCTCCTCCTGGTCCTCCACGAGCAGGTTCAGCCCCACCACCTCCACCACCACCACCTCCTCCAGGTCCTCCACGAGCAGGTTCAGTCCCACCACCTCCACCACCTCCTCCAGGACCTGCACGAACAGGATCAGCCCCACCACCTCCACCACCTCCTCCAGGTCCTCCACGAACAG GTTCAGCCCCACCACCTCCACCACCTCCTCCTGGACCTGCACGAACAGGTTCAGCCCCACCACCTCCACCACCACCAGGTCCTGCACGAACAGGTTCCGCCCCACCACCTCCACCTCCTCCTGGTGTACGAAGGGGTTCAGGTCCTCCAGCACCAACGCCTCCTAATGCTCCTCCCCCACCACCACCTGGTCGTGGTTCGTTGCTGGCACCTCCTCTTACTGCAGGCAAGGCCTCTAGTGTGCCTCCACCACCAGGCAAAGCTTCTTTAGCAACAACAAATGTGGGAAGAGGTCGTGGTACTGGTGCTATTGCTGTTAAGAAAACTTTATTAAAGCCTCTACATTGGGTGAAAGTTTCTCGAGCAGCACAAGGTAGTCTATGGGCTGATTCACAGAAACAAGGCAGTGATTCAAG GGCCCCTGAAATAGACATATCAGAACTTGAGACCCTGTTTTCAGCAGCATCTATTTCTGATGGAAATAGTACTAAAGGTGGACTTCGGCGTGGTTCTAATATTAACAAACCTGAGAAAGTACAATTG GTTGACCTGCGTAGAGCATATAATTGTGAAATAATGCTCTCCAAAGTCAAAATTCCTCTGCCAGATATGCTT AAAGCAATTTTGGCATTGGATTCTTGTGTTCTGGATATTGATCAGGTTGAGAACCTCATCAAGTTCTGTCCTACAAAGGAAGAGATGGAGGTGCTGAAG AACTATACCGGGAACAAGGATATGCTTGGAAAGTGTGAGCAG TTTTTTATGGAGCTGATGAAGGTTCCACGAGTAGAATCCAAGTTAAGGGTGTTTGCTTTTAAAATCACCTTTTCTGGTCAG GTGAGTGACTTAAGGAAAAATTTGAATACAATCAAAGATGCAACCAGAGAGGTACTGTTTAATGGCTCTTACTTGACAAACACATACCATCATTGGGCTGCGTCATTAAATTGGTTATATTATTACTCATGCGTACAGGTCAAGGAATCTGTAAAACTTCGTCAAATAATGCAGACTATTCTTACGTTGGGCAATGCCTTGAATCAGGGAACAGCCCGAG GATCAGCAGTAGGATTCAAATTGGACAGTCTTCTCAAGTTATCTGATACCCGTGCAAGAAATAACAAAATGACTTTAATGCATTATTTGTGTAAG CTTCTTGCTGAGAAAATGCCAGAACTGATAGATTTTGACAAGGATCTTCTCAATTTGGAAGCTGCTTCTAAG ATCCAACTAAAAGCATTAGCTGAAGAGATGCAAGCTGTGCATAAAGGTTTAGAGAAGGTTGAGCAAGAACTCACTGCTTCTGAAAATGATGGTTCTATATCTTCAGGATTTCGCAAG GTGTTGAAGAGTTTTCTTGATTTTGCCGAAGCTGATGTGAGGTCACTTATATCATTGTATGCCGATGTG GGAAGAAGTGCCGATTCTTTGTCCCAATACTTTGGGGAGGATCCAGCTAGGTGCCCCTTTGAACAAG TGACACAAATACTTATTGTCTTTGTAAAGACCTTCAATAAGTCTAAGGAGGAGAATGAAAGGCTAGCAGATGCCGAgaaaaagaaattagaaaaagaaGCCATGAAGGAAAAGGCAGCAAATAACATGCATTCTAAAAAAGATGTTGTTCGATCAATATTATAA